A DNA window from Paraburkholderia phytofirmans OLGA172 contains the following coding sequences:
- the tnpA gene encoding IS66-like element accessory protein TnpA: MAADSSDLNERLVAGFERGGRRRRFDPQAKRELVQACLQPGVSVARMALEHKLNANLLRKWISQHQQEQGGHVATTVTGSAMPAFVPVVAVDRIESVHTKPEHVTLAPTRPEPDRALPYTPAPSRLMAELPNGITLRLECAGQDATLVSVMIETLGRCDVPARR, from the coding sequence ATGGCAGCAGACAGCAGCGATCTGAACGAGCGCCTGGTAGCAGGCTTTGAGCGAGGCGGGCGCCGCCGGCGCTTCGATCCACAGGCCAAGCGTGAACTGGTACAGGCGTGCTTGCAGCCTGGCGTATCGGTTGCAAGGATGGCGCTGGAGCACAAGTTGAATGCGAACCTGCTGCGCAAATGGATCAGCCAGCATCAGCAGGAGCAAGGCGGGCACGTTGCGACGACCGTGACAGGAAGCGCGATGCCGGCGTTTGTGCCGGTCGTCGCGGTGGACCGAATCGAGAGCGTCCACACGAAGCCTGAGCATGTCACGCTCGCGCCGACGCGCCCAGAGCCTGACCGTGCATTGCCATACACGCCGGCGCCATCGAGACTGATGGCGGAGTTGCCCAACGGCATCACGCTCAGGCTCGAGTGTGCCGGACAGGACGCGACGCTGGTGTCGGTGATGATCGAAACGCTGGGGCGCTGCGATGTTCCGGCTCGACGCTGA